A genome region from Streptomyces sp. S4.7 includes the following:
- a CDS encoding type Z 30S ribosomal protein S14: MAKKALIAKAARKPKFGVRGYTRCQRCGRPHSVYRKFGLCRVCLREMAHRGELPGVTKSSW, encoded by the coding sequence GTGGCGAAGAAGGCTCTGATCGCTAAGGCCGCCCGCAAGCCGAAGTTCGGCGTGCGCGGTTACACCCGCTGCCAGCGCTGCGGGCGCCCCCACTCCGTCTACCGCAAGTTCGGCCTCTGCCGTGTCTGCCTTCGCGAGATGGCACACCGCGGCGAGCTGCCGGGCGTCACCAAGAGCTCCTGGTAA
- the secY gene encoding preprotein translocase subunit SecY has protein sequence MLTAFARAFKTPDLRKKLLFTLFIIVLYRFGAHIPVPGVSYENVQTCVDAAQKGNNSLFGLVNMFSGGALLQITIFALGIMPYITASIILQLLTVVIPRLEALKKEGQSGQAKITQYTRYLTVALAVLQGTGLVATARSGALFSGCPVASEIVPDQSIFITVTMVITMTAGTAAVMWLGEMITDKGIGNGMSILMFISIAAGFPGALWAIKESGKLAQGWIEFGTVILIGFVMVGLVVFVEQAQRRIPVQYAKRMIGRRSYGGTSTYIPLKVNQAGVIPVIFASSLLYIPALIAQFSSSQSGWKTWIEAHFIKGDHPYYIATYFVLVVFFAFFYVAITFNPEEVADNMKKYGGFIPGIRAGRPTAEYLSYVLNRITWPGSLYLGLIALVPTMALAGFGGANQNFPFGGTSILIIVGVGLETVKQIESQLQQRNYEGFLR, from the coding sequence GTGCTCACCGCGTTCGCCCGGGCGTTCAAGACGCCCGACCTGCGCAAGAAGCTGCTCTTCACGCTGTTCATCATCGTGCTGTACCGGTTCGGGGCGCACATCCCCGTACCGGGCGTCAGTTACGAGAATGTCCAGACGTGCGTCGACGCAGCCCAGAAGGGCAATAACAGCCTGTTCGGCTTGGTGAACATGTTCAGCGGCGGAGCGCTGCTGCAGATCACGATCTTCGCGCTCGGCATCATGCCGTACATCACGGCAAGCATCATCCTGCAGCTGCTGACTGTGGTCATCCCCCGACTCGAAGCCCTCAAGAAGGAAGGGCAGTCCGGCCAGGCCAAGATCACTCAGTACACCCGATACCTGACAGTCGCCCTCGCCGTGCTCCAGGGCACCGGCCTGGTGGCCACCGCCCGCAGCGGCGCGCTGTTCAGCGGCTGCCCGGTCGCCTCGGAGATCGTTCCGGACCAGTCGATCTTCATCACCGTCACGATGGTCATCACGATGACCGCCGGTACGGCCGCCGTCATGTGGCTCGGTGAGATGATCACCGACAAGGGCATCGGCAACGGCATGTCCATCCTGATGTTCATCTCCATCGCCGCCGGTTTCCCGGGCGCGCTGTGGGCCATCAAGGAGAGCGGCAAGCTCGCTCAGGGCTGGATCGAGTTCGGCACGGTCATCCTCATCGGCTTCGTGATGGTGGGTCTCGTCGTCTTCGTCGAGCAGGCGCAGCGCCGGATCCCCGTCCAGTACGCGAAGCGGATGATCGGGCGGAGGTCCTACGGCGGTACGTCCACGTACATTCCGCTCAAGGTCAACCAGGCGGGTGTGATTCCCGTCATCTTCGCGTCGTCGCTGCTCTACATCCCGGCGCTCATCGCGCAGTTCTCCAGTTCGCAGTCCGGCTGGAAGACGTGGATCGAAGCCCACTTCATCAAGGGTGACCATCCGTACTACATCGCGACCTACTTCGTGCTGGTCGTGTTCTTCGCCTTCTTCTACGTGGCCATCACGTTCAACCCCGAAGAAGTCGCGGACAACATGAAGAAGTATGGTGGCTTCATCCCGGGCATCCGGGCAGGTCGACCTACTGCCGAGTATCTGAGTTACGTACTCAACCGGATCACTTGGCCGGGCTCGCTGTACCTGGGGTTGATCGCTCTCGTCCCAACGATGGCGTTGGCAGGCTTCGGCGGTGCGAACCAGAACTTCCCGTTCGGCGGGACAAGCATCCTGATCATCGTGGGTGTGGGTCTGGAGACCGTGAAGCAGATCGAGAGCCAGCTCCAGCAGCGTAATTACGAAGGGTTCCTCCGCTGA
- a CDS encoding DNA-directed RNA polymerase subunit alpha — translation MLIAQRPSLTEEVVDEYRSRFVIEPLEPGFGYTLGNSLRRTLLSSIPGAAVTSIRVDGVLHEFTTVPGVKEDVTDLILNIKQLVVSSEHDEPVVMYLRKQGPGLVTAADIAPPAGVECHNPDLVLATLNGKGKLEMELTVERGRGYVSAVQNKQVGQEIGRIPVDSIYSPVLKVTYKVEATRVEQRTDFDKLIVDVETKQAMRPRDAMASAGKTLVELFGLARELNIDAEGIDMGPSPTDAALAADLALPIEELELTVRSYNCLKREGIHSVGELVARSEADLLDIRNFGAKSIDEVKAKLAGMGLALKDSPPGFDPTAAADAFGADDDADAGFVETEQY, via the coding sequence ATGCTTATCGCTCAGCGTCCGTCGCTGACCGAAGAGGTCGTCGACGAGTACCGTTCGCGATTCGTCATCGAGCCGCTGGAGCCGGGTTTCGGCTACACGCTCGGTAACTCCCTGCGTCGTACGCTCCTCTCCTCGATCCCCGGTGCCGCTGTCACCAGCATCCGGGTCGACGGGGTCCTGCACGAGTTCACCACCGTGCCGGGCGTCAAGGAGGACGTCACCGACCTCATCCTCAACATCAAGCAGCTGGTCGTCTCCTCGGAGCACGACGAGCCGGTCGTGATGTACCTGCGCAAGCAGGGCCCCGGCCTGGTCACCGCCGCCGACATCGCGCCCCCGGCCGGTGTCGAGTGCCACAACCCGGACCTCGTCCTCGCCACGCTGAACGGCAAGGGCAAGCTGGAGATGGAGCTGACCGTCGAGCGCGGTCGCGGCTACGTCTCCGCCGTCCAGAACAAGCAGGTGGGCCAGGAGATCGGCCGTATTCCGGTCGACTCCATCTACTCGCCGGTGCTCAAGGTCACGTACAAGGTCGAGGCGACCCGTGTCGAGCAGCGCACCGACTTCGACAAGCTGATCGTCGACGTCGAGACCAAGCAGGCCATGCGCCCCCGCGACGCCATGGCGTCCGCCGGCAAGACGCTGGTCGAGCTGTTCGGTCTGGCGCGCGAGCTCAACATCGACGCCGAGGGCATCGACATGGGCCCCTCGCCGACGGACGCGGCGCTCGCCGCCGATCTCGCCCTGCCGATCGAGGAGCTGGAGCTCACCGTTCGGTCGTACAACTGCCTCAAGCGCGAGGGCATCCACTCCGTGGGTGAGCTCGTGGCGCGGTCCGAGGCGGACCTGCTCGACATCCGCAACTTCGGTGCCAAGTCGATCGACGAGGTCAAGGCGAAGCTGGCCGGCATGGGCCTGGCGCTCAAGGACAGCCCGCCCGGATTCGACCCGACCGCCGCCGCCGACGCGTTCGGCGCGGACGACGACGCGGATGCCGGTTTCGTGGAGACCGAGCAGTACTGA
- the rpsK gene encoding 30S ribosomal protein S11 — protein MPPKGRQGAAKKVRRKEKKNVAHGHAHIKSTFNNTIVSITDPSGNVISWASAGHVGFKGSRKSTPFAAQMAAESAARRAQEHGMRKVDVFVKGPGSGRETAIRSLQATGLEVGSIQDVTPTPHNGCRPPKRRRV, from the coding sequence ATGCCCCCCAAGGGTCGTCAGGGCGCTGCCAAGAAGGTGCGCCGCAAGGAAAAGAAGAACGTCGCTCACGGGCACGCCCACATCAAGAGCACGTTCAACAACACCATCGTCTCGATCACGGATCCCTCGGGCAACGTGATCTCCTGGGCCTCCGCCGGCCACGTCGGCTTCAAGGGCTCGCGCAAGTCCACCCCCTTCGCCGCGCAGATGGCCGCCGAGTCGGCCGCCCGCCGCGCGCAGGAGCACGGCATGCGCAAGGTCGACGTCTTCGTCAAGGGTCCCGGCTCCGGCCGTGAGACCGCGATCCGCTCGCTCCAGGCCACCGGCCTGGAGGTGGGTTCGATCCAGGACGTCACCCCCACCCCGCACAACGGCTGCCGCCCTCCGAAGCGTCGCCGCGTTTGA
- the truA gene encoding tRNA pseudouridine(38-40) synthase TruA: protein MSEETEGAAPGFVRVRLDLSYDGKDFSGWARQATRRTVQGDIEDALKVVTRSSRTYDLTVAGRTDAGVHARGQVAHVDLPAELWAEHREKLLRRLAGRLAHDVRVWRVEEAPVGFNARFSAIWRRYAYRVTDDPGGVDPLLRGHVLWHDWTLDVDAMNAASAGLVGEHDFAAYCKRREGATTIRTLQRLEWERDAHGVITATVRADAFCHNMVRSLVGALLFVGDGHRPVEWPAKVLAAGVRDSAVHVVRPHGLTLEEVGYPADDQLAARSRLARNKRTLPAAGGSEDPGGPGGALVSFVDGCGGCC from the coding sequence GTGAGCGAGGAGACCGAGGGTGCGGCGCCCGGGTTCGTACGGGTACGGCTCGACCTGAGCTACGACGGGAAGGACTTCTCCGGGTGGGCGCGGCAGGCCACCCGGCGGACCGTCCAGGGGGACATCGAGGACGCGCTGAAGGTCGTGACGCGCTCCTCGCGGACGTACGACCTCACCGTCGCGGGGCGCACGGACGCCGGCGTGCACGCGCGCGGACAGGTGGCGCACGTCGATCTGCCCGCGGAGCTGTGGGCCGAGCACCGGGAGAAGCTGCTGCGGCGCCTCGCGGGGCGCCTGGCGCACGACGTACGGGTGTGGAGGGTCGAGGAGGCGCCGGTGGGCTTCAACGCGCGTTTCTCGGCGATCTGGCGGCGGTACGCCTACCGCGTCACCGACGATCCCGGCGGTGTCGACCCGCTGCTGCGCGGCCATGTCCTGTGGCACGACTGGACGCTGGACGTGGACGCCATGAACGCGGCGTCGGCGGGGCTGGTCGGGGAGCACGACTTCGCCGCGTACTGCAAGCGGCGCGAGGGCGCGACGACGATCCGCACGCTCCAGCGGCTGGAGTGGGAGCGGGACGCGCACGGTGTCATCACCGCGACGGTCCGGGCCGACGCCTTCTGCCACAACATGGTGCGCTCGCTGGTCGGCGCGCTGCTGTTCGTGGGCGACGGGCACCGGCCCGTGGAGTGGCCGGCGAAGGTGCTGGCCGCCGGGGTGCGGGACTCGGCCGTCCATGTCGTACGGCCGCACGGTCTCACCCTGGAGGAGGTCGGCTACCCGGCCGACGACCAGCTCGCCGCGCGCAGCCGGCTGGCCCGCAACAAGCGGACCCTGCCGGCTGCCGGGGGCTCCGAGGACCCTGGCGGCCCCGGTGGAGCCCTGGTGTCATTCGTCGACGGGTGCGGTGGCTGCTGCTGA
- the map gene encoding type I methionyl aminopeptidase — translation MVEIKTREQIAKMREAGLVVAAIHAATGEAAVPGATTKDLDEVAREVLADHGAKPNFLGYGGFPARICTSVNEVVVHGIPDTKTVLKDGDIISIDAGAIVDGWHGDAAFTAFVGEGHAPELIELSRVTRESMWAGIAAMRLGNRLVDVSRAIETYIRRQPKPGGGKYGIVEDYGGHGIGSQMHMEPHLLNYVARKRGKGPKLVPGFCLAIEPMVSLGTPHTEVLEDEWTVITTDGTWSSHWEHSIALTEDGPLVLTAVDGGKAKLAELGVTAAPDPLG, via the coding sequence ATGGTGGAGATCAAGACCCGCGAGCAGATCGCGAAGATGCGTGAGGCGGGACTGGTCGTGGCCGCGATCCACGCGGCCACCGGCGAGGCCGCGGTGCCCGGCGCCACCACCAAGGACCTGGACGAGGTCGCGCGCGAGGTCCTCGCGGACCACGGCGCGAAGCCCAACTTCCTCGGCTACGGCGGGTTCCCCGCGAGGATCTGCACCTCGGTCAACGAGGTGGTGGTGCACGGGATCCCGGACACGAAGACGGTACTGAAGGACGGCGACATCATCTCGATCGACGCCGGCGCGATCGTGGACGGCTGGCACGGTGACGCGGCCTTCACCGCGTTCGTCGGCGAGGGCCACGCACCGGAGCTGATCGAGCTGTCCCGCGTGACGCGGGAGTCGATGTGGGCGGGGATCGCCGCGATGCGGCTCGGGAACCGGCTGGTCGACGTGTCACGGGCGATCGAGACGTACATCCGCCGCCAGCCGAAGCCGGGCGGCGGGAAGTACGGCATCGTCGAGGACTACGGCGGCCACGGCATCGGCAGCCAGATGCACATGGAGCCGCACCTGCTGAACTACGTCGCGCGCAAGCGCGGCAAGGGGCCGAAGCTGGTTCCCGGCTTCTGCCTGGCGATCGAGCCGATGGTCTCGCTCGGCACCCCGCACACCGAGGTGCTCGAAGACGAGTGGACGGTCATCACGACCGACGGCACGTGGTCCTCGCACTGGGAGCACTCGATCGCCCTGACGGAGGACGGCCCGCTTGTCCTGACCGCGGTCGACGGCGGCAAGGCGAAGCTGGCGGAGCTGGGTGTGACGGCGGCGCCGGATCCGCTGGGGTGA
- the rpmD gene encoding 50S ribosomal protein L30, translating to MARLKITQTKSYIGSKQNHRDTLRSLGLKRLNDVVVKEDRPEFRGMANTVRHLVTVEEVD from the coding sequence ATGGCCCGTCTCAAGATCACGCAGACGAAGTCGTACATCGGCAGCAAGCAGAACCACCGCGACACCCTTCGTTCGCTGGGCCTCAAGCGGCTCAACGACGTGGTTGTCAAGGAGGACCGTCCCGAGTTCCGCGGCATGGCCAACACCGTGCGGCACCTCGTGACGGTTGAGGAGGTCGACTGA
- the rplF gene encoding 50S ribosomal protein L6, which produces MSRIGKLPIQVPTGVDVTIDGRTVAVKGPKGSLSHTVAAPIEVSKGDDGTLQVLRPNDERQNKALHGLSRTLVANMITGVTQGYTKALEISGVGYRVQAKGSNLEFALGYSHPIVVEAPEGITFKVESPTKLSVEGIDKQKVGEVAANIRKLRKPDPYKAKGVKYAGEVIRRKVGKAGK; this is translated from the coding sequence ATGTCGCGAATCGGCAAGCTCCCCATCCAGGTTCCCACCGGTGTGGACGTCACCATCGACGGCCGTACGGTCGCGGTGAAGGGCCCCAAGGGTTCCCTCTCGCACACCGTCGCAGCGCCGATCGAGGTCTCCAAGGGCGATGACGGCACCCTCCAGGTGCTGCGCCCGAACGACGAGCGTCAGAACAAGGCCCTGCACGGCCTGTCCCGCACGCTGGTGGCGAACATGATCACCGGTGTGACCCAGGGATACACCAAGGCGCTCGAAATCAGCGGTGTCGGTTACCGCGTCCAGGCGAAGGGCTCCAACCTGGAGTTCGCGCTCGGATACAGCCACCCGATCGTCGTCGAGGCCCCCGAGGGCATCACCTTCAAGGTCGAGTCCCCGACGAAGCTCAGTGTCGAGGGCATCGACAAGCAGAAGGTCGGCGAGGTCGCGGCGAACATCCGCAAGCTGCGGAAGCCCGACCCGTACAAGGCCAAGGGCGTCAAGTACGCCGGCGAGGTCATCCGCCGCAAGGTCGGAAAGGCGGGTAAGTAG
- the rplR gene encoding 50S ribosomal protein L18 — protein MAYGVKIAKGKAYKAAAIKRRHIRVRKKVSGTQVRPRLVVTRSNRHMVAQVIDDIAGHTLASASTLDTSIRGGDADKSARAQQVGALVAERAKAAGIEAVVFDRGGNQYAGRIAALADAAREAGLKF, from the coding sequence ATGGCATACGGTGTAAAGATCGCCAAGGGCAAGGCCTACAAGGCCGCTGCCATCAAGCGCCGTCACATCCGCGTACGCAAGAAGGTCTCGGGCACGCAGGTCCGCCCCCGGCTCGTTGTGACGCGTTCCAACCGCCACATGGTGGCTCAGGTCATCGACGACATCGCGGGCCACACGCTCGCTTCGGCGTCGACCCTGGACACGTCGATCCGCGGCGGCGACGCCGACAAGAGCGCCCGGGCACAGCAGGTTGGTGCCCTGGTCGCCGAGCGCGCCAAGGCCGCCGGTATCGAGGCTGTCGTGTTCGACCGTGGTGGCAACCAGTACGCCGGGCGGATTGCCGCTCTGGCTGACGCCGCCCGTGAAGCCGGGCTGAAGTTCTAA
- the rpmJ gene encoding 50S ribosomal protein L36 has protein sequence MKVKPSVKKICDKCKVIRRHGRVMVICDNLRHKQRQG, from the coding sequence ATGAAGGTCAAGCCGAGCGTCAAGAAGATCTGCGACAAGTGCAAGGTGATCCGCCGTCACGGCCGGGTCATGGTCATCTGCGACAACCTGCGCCACAAGCAGCGCCAGGGCTGA
- the rplQ gene encoding 50S ribosomal protein L17 — MPKPAKGARLGGSAAHERLLLANLAKSLFEHGKITTTEAKARRLRPVAERLVTKAKKGDIHNRRLVLQTITDKSIVHTLFTEIAPRYENRPGGYTRITKIGPRRGDNAPMAVIELVEALTVAQKATGEAEAATKRAVKEDALKKEESSKEDAPVEDAKATEEESKDSKDA, encoded by the coding sequence ATGCCGAAGCCCGCCAAGGGTGCCCGTCTGGGCGGCAGCGCAGCGCACGAGCGGCTGCTTCTCGCGAACCTCGCGAAGTCGCTGTTCGAGCACGGCAAGATCACGACGACCGAGGCCAAGGCCCGCCGCCTGCGTCCGGTCGCCGAGCGTCTGGTCACCAAGGCGAAGAAGGGCGACATCCACAACCGTCGCCTCGTTCTCCAGACGATCACGGACAAGAGCATCGTGCACACGCTCTTCACCGAGATCGCTCCGCGGTACGAGAACCGCCCCGGTGGCTACACCCGCATCACCAAGATCGGCCCCCGTCGTGGCGACAACGCCCCGATGGCGGTCATCGAGCTGGTCGAGGCGCTGACCGTGGCGCAGAAGGCCACCGGTGAGGCCGAGGCCGCGACGAAGCGTGCCGTGAAGGAAGACGCCCTCAAGAAGGAGGAGTCCTCCAAGGAGGACGCCCCCGTCGAGGACGCCAAGGCGACCGAGGAGGAGTCCAAGGACTCCAAGGACGCCTGA
- the rpsH gene encoding 30S ribosomal protein S8, whose product MTMTDPIADMLTRLRNANSAYHDTVEMPHSKIKSHIAEILQQEGFITGWKVEDAEVGKSLTLELKFGPNRERSIAGIKRISKPGLRVYAKSTNLPKVLGGLGVAIISTSHGLLTGQQAGKKGVGGEVLAYVW is encoded by the coding sequence ATGACCATGACTGATCCCATCGCAGACATGCTCACGCGTCTGCGTAACGCGAACTCGGCGTATCACGACACCGTCGAGATGCCGCACAGCAAGATCAAGTCGCACATCGCGGAGATCCTCCAGCAGGAGGGCTTCATCACCGGCTGGAAGGTCGAGGACGCCGAGGTCGGCAAGAGCCTCACCCTCGAGCTGAAGTTCGGCCCGAACCGCGAGCGTTCGATCGCCGGCATCAAGCGCATCTCGAAGCCGGGTCTGCGCGTGTATGCCAAGTCCACCAACCTGCCCAAGGTGCTCGGCGGCCTGGGCGTGGCGATCATCTCCACGTCCCACGGTCTTCTGACCGGCCAGCAGGCAGGCAAGAAGGGCGTAGGTGGGGAAGTCCTCGCCTACGTCTGGTAG
- the infA gene encoding translation initiation factor IF-1 has product MAKKQGAIEIEGTVIESLPNAMFKVELQNGHKVLAHISGKMRMHYIRILPDDRVVVELSPYDLTRGRIVYRYK; this is encoded by the coding sequence GTGGCCAAGAAGCAAGGTGCCATCGAAATTGAGGGCACCGTGATCGAGTCTCTCCCGAACGCCATGTTCAAGGTGGAGCTCCAGAACGGTCACAAGGTCCTCGCGCACATCAGCGGCAAGATGCGGATGCACTACATCCGGATCCTGCCCGATGACCGGGTAGTGGTGGAGCTGTCTCCCTACGACCTGACGCGTGGCCGGATCGTCTACCGATACAAGTAG
- a CDS encoding adenylate kinase translates to MRIVLVGPPGAGKGTQAAYLAKNLSIPHISTGDLFRANISQGTDLGRQAKSFMDAGNLVPDEVTIAMALDRMAQPDAENGFLLDGFPRNVFQAEALDKALTAEGLHLDAVLDLEVDEDEVVKRIAGRRVCRNDSSHVFHVTYSPPKKAGVCDDCGGELYQRDDDSEETVRTRLEVYHTQTEPIIDHYREQGLVVTISALGKVAEVTKRAMAALEGGGRAA, encoded by the coding sequence ATGCGAATCGTCCTCGTCGGACCGCCCGGTGCCGGCAAGGGAACGCAGGCTGCGTACCTCGCCAAGAACCTGTCCATTCCACACATCTCCACCGGTGACCTCTTCCGCGCCAACATCAGCCAGGGCACCGACCTCGGCAGGCAGGCGAAGAGTTTCATGGACGCCGGGAACCTGGTTCCCGACGAGGTCACCATCGCGATGGCGCTGGATCGGATGGCGCAGCCGGACGCCGAGAACGGCTTCCTTCTGGACGGCTTCCCCCGCAATGTCTTCCAGGCCGAGGCGCTCGACAAGGCGCTCACGGCCGAGGGGTTGCACCTGGACGCCGTTCTGGACCTGGAGGTCGACGAGGACGAGGTGGTCAAGCGGATCGCCGGTCGGCGCGTCTGCCGCAACGACAGCTCGCACGTCTTCCACGTCACGTACAGCCCGCCCAAGAAGGCGGGTGTCTGTGACGACTGTGGTGGCGAGCTGTACCAGCGGGACGACGACTCCGAGGAGACGGTCCGCACCCGGCTGGAGGTCTACCACACACAGACCGAGCCGATCATCGACCACTACCGGGAGCAGGGGCTCGTGGTCACCATCTCCGCGCTGGGCAAGGTCGCCGAGGTGACCAAGCGCGCGATGGCGGCACTTGAGGGGGGCGGCCGGGCGGCCTAG
- the rpsE gene encoding 30S ribosomal protein S5, giving the protein MAGPQRRGSGAGGGERRDRKGRDGGAAAEKTAYVERVVAINRVAKVVKGGRRFSFTALVVVGDGDGTVGVGYGKAKEVPAAIAKGVEEAKKHFFKVPRIQGTIPHPIQGEKAAGVVLLKPASPGTGVIAGGPVRAVLECAGVHDILSKSLGSSNPINIVHATVAALQGLQRPEEIAARRGLPLEDVAPAALLRARAGAGA; this is encoded by the coding sequence ATGGCTGGACCCCAGCGCCGCGGAAGCGGTGCCGGTGGCGGCGAGCGGCGGGACCGGAAGGGCCGTGACGGTGGCGCTGCCGCCGAGAAGACCGCGTACGTCGAGCGTGTCGTCGCGATCAACCGCGTCGCCAAGGTCGTGAAGGGTGGTCGTCGCTTCAGCTTCACCGCGCTGGTCGTGGTGGGCGACGGTGACGGCACCGTGGGTGTCGGTTACGGCAAGGCCAAGGAGGTGCCGGCCGCCATCGCCAAGGGTGTTGAGGAGGCCAAGAAGCACTTCTTCAAGGTCCCCCGTATCCAGGGCACCATCCCGCACCCGATCCAGGGTGAGAAGGCGGCGGGCGTCGTCCTGCTCAAGCCCGCGTCCCCCGGTACCGGCGTCATCGCCGGTGGCCCGGTGCGTGCGGTGCTCGAGTGCGCCGGCGTCCACGACATCCTGTCGAAGTCGCTCGGTTCGTCGAACCCGATCAACATCGTGCACGCGACCGTGGCGGCCCTTCAGGGTCTGCAGCGTCCCGAGGAGATCGCGGCCCGCCGCGGTCTGCCCCTCGAGGACGTCGCCCCCGCGGCTCTGCTGCGTGCGCGTGCGGGAGCGGGTGCGTGA
- the rplO gene encoding 50S ribosomal protein L15, producing the protein MAEQKPLKVHNLRPAPGAKTAKTRVGRGEASKGKTAGRGTKGTKARYQVPARFEGGQMPLHMRLPKLKGFKNPFRTEYQVVNLDKLAELYPQGGEVTVADLVDKGAVRKNSLVKVLGQGEISVALTVSVDAASGSAKEKIAAAGGSVTELV; encoded by the coding sequence ATGGCGGAGCAGAAGCCGCTGAAGGTCCACAACCTCCGTCCCGCCCCCGGAGCCAAGACCGCCAAGACCCGTGTGGGCCGTGGCGAGGCGTCCAAGGGTAAGACGGCCGGTCGTGGCACCAAGGGTACGAAGGCCCGTTACCAGGTTCCGGCACGCTTCGAGGGCGGGCAGATGCCCCTCCACATGCGGCTGCCGAAGCTGAAGGGCTTCAAGAACCCGTTCCGTACCGAGTACCAGGTCGTGAACCTGGACAAGCTGGCCGAGCTCTACCCGCAGGGTGGCGAGGTCACGGTGGCCGATCTGGTCGACAAGGGTGCGGTCCGTAAGAACAGCCTCGTCAAGGTCCTGGGCCAGGGCGAGATCTCCGTGGCACTGACGGTTTCGGTTGACGCCGCTTCCGGCTCCGCCAAGGAGAAGATCGCCGCCGCAGGCGGCTCCGTCACCGAGCTCGTCTGA
- the rpsM gene encoding 30S ribosomal protein S13 — MARLAGVDLPREKRVEVALTYVFGIGRTRSKETLAATGVDPNVRVRDLAEEDLVKLREYVDGNLKTEGDLRREIQADIRRKVEIGCYQGLRHRRGLPVHGQRTSTNARTRKGPRRAIAGKKKPGKK; from the coding sequence ATGGCACGCCTCGCAGGCGTTGACCTCCCGCGCGAAAAGCGCGTCGAGGTCGCCCTCACCTATGTCTTCGGCATCGGGCGCACCCGGTCCAAGGAGACCCTCGCCGCCACCGGCGTGGACCCCAACGTCCGTGTCCGCGACCTTGCCGAGGAAGACCTCGTCAAGCTCCGCGAGTACGTGGACGGCAACCTCAAGACCGAGGGTGACCTCCGTCGCGAGATTCAGGCCGACATCCGCCGCAAGGTCGAGATCGGCTGCTACCAGGGTCTGCGTCACCGTCGCGGCCTGCCGGTCCACGGCCAGCGCACGAGCACGAACGCCCGTACCCGCAAGGGTCCGCGTCGCGCCATCGCCGGCAAGAAGAAGCCGGGCAAGAAGTAG